A single Phragmites australis chromosome 4, lpPhrAust1.1, whole genome shotgun sequence DNA region contains:
- the LOC133916242 gene encoding protein high chlorophyll fluorescent 107-like, with protein MAMRLLSPSTPPPLFPSPGPKPPASAASSSYFSLRFRRARAAAAAGAAAAGGPERDGGRFEGEAMGGAFDRGLAEIARKVPLFEPATDGELAAAAGERPLPINLELWLHRAKVHTRKFEFPEAEKLLDKCISFWPEDGRPYVALGKLYRKQSRFDKARAVYERGCQATQGENPYIWQCWAVLESKGGNIRRARELFDAATVADAKHIAAWHGWAILEIKQGNIKKARNLLGKALKYCGGNEYIYQTLALLEARAERFEQARTLFQQATQSNPKSCASWLAWAQVEMRAGNNTRARKLFEKAVQASPKNRFSWHVWALFEATEGNIDRARKLLKIGHAVNPRDSVILQSLALLEYNYSSANVARVLFRKASQIDPRHQPVWIAWGWMEWKEGNARTARTLYQRALSVNSTNECAARCLQAWGVLEQRAGNYTSAKRLLRSSLSINSQSEVTWMTWAALEEEQGDPVRAEEIRNLYFQQRIEVVDDASWVMGFLDIIDPALDSVKKLLNLDQPSGPARQDNVKGTTEPSSPTVRSSAAGEYSETSATGGSDTSDLSSNGGDGGGEAAEPPGNGFDLDGFIKKRLALDPAELDAVLEGSDPKGVVSQRRKRRLPRKPLPLLPVP; from the exons ATGGCGATGCGGCTCTTGTCCCCCTCCACGCCGCCCCCTCTCTTCCCGAGCCCCGGCCCGAAGCCACCCGCCTCCGCCGCGTCGTCGTCGTACTTCTCCCTCCGCTTCCGCCGCGCGCGGGCGGCTGCAGCAGCtggcgcggccgcggcggggggCCCCGAGCGGGACGGGGGCCGCTTCGAGGGGGAGGCGATGGGAGGGGCGTTCGATAGGGGGCTAGCGGAGATCGCCAGGAAGGTGCCGCTCTTCGAGCCGGCGACGGACGGGGAGCTCGCTGCCGCGGCCGGCGAGCGGCCGCTGCCCATCAACCTCGAGCTCTGGCTCCACCGCGCCAAGGTGCACACCAGGAAGTTCGAGTTCCCTGAAGCAGAGAAGCTTCTCGACAAG TGTATCTCATTCTGGCCTGAAGATGGACGTCCATATGTGGCATTGGGGAAGCTATACAGAAAGCAGTCGAGGTTTGACAAAGCTAGAGCGGTTTATGAAAGGGGCTGTCAAGCGACACAAGGCGAAAATCCATACATTTGGCAG TGCTGGGCAGTGCTAGAAAGCAAGGGTGGAAATATTCGAAGGGCACGAGAGCTATTTGACGCTGCTACTGTGGCTGATGCAAAGCACATTGCAGCTTGGCATGGGTGGGCAATTTTAGAAATAAAGCAAGGAAACATAAAAAAGGCCCGGAACCTACTTGGGAAAGCCCTAAAATATTGTGGAGGAAATGAGTATATTTACCAAACTCTTGCTTTGCTTGAAGCTAGAGCAGAGCGCTTCGAACAAGCACGGACTTTGTTCCAACAAGCCACTCAATCCAATCCCAAAAGTTGTGCAAGCTGGCTA GCTTGGGCTCAGGTAGAAATGCGTGCAGGAAACAATACCAGGGCCAGGAAGCTCTTCGag AAAGCTGTCCAGGCTAGTCCTAAGAACCGTTTTTCATGGCATGTATGGGCACTATTTGAGGCAACTGAAGGTAACATTGACAGGGCAAGGAAGTTGCTTAAGATTGGCCATGCTgtgaaccctagggactctgtaATTCTTCAGTCACTAGCACTGCTGGAGTACAACTATTCGTCTGCAAATGTTGCTCGTGTATTATTCAGAAAAGCATCTCAGATTGATCCAAGGCATCAGCCAGTTTGGATA GCTTGGGGATGGATGGAGTGGAAAGAAGGAAATGCAAGAACAGCAAGGACCCTCTATCAAAGAGCATTGTCTGTTAATTCAACAAATGAATGTGCTGCTCGATGTCTTCAG GCTTGGGGAGTCCTAGAACAGCGCGCTGGTAACTACACCTCTGCCAAAAGATTGTTGAGGTCTTCTCTGAGCATAAATTCTCAGAGtgaggtgacatggatgacgtGGGCAGCACTTGAGGAGGAACAAGGGGATCCAGTTCGAGCTGAAGAAATACGGAACCTTTATTTTCAGCAG CGTATTGAAGTTGTGGATGATGCCTCCTGGGTCATGGGCTTCCTCGATATCATTGACCCTGCCCTAGACAGCGTGAAGAAGCTCCTAAACCTAGATCAGCCATCCGGGCCGGCAAGGCAAGACAATGTGAAAGGCACAACAGAACCAAGTAGTCCCACCGTCAGGAGTTCTGCGGCAGGGGAGTATTCAGAAACTTCTGCAACTGGAGGTTCAGATACTTCTGACCTTTCCAGcaacggcggcgacggcggcggcgaagctGCGGAGCCTCCAGGAAACGGTTTTGATTTGGACGGCTTCATCAAAAAGAGGCTGGCCCTCGACCCGGCGGAGCTGGATGCGGTGCTCGAGGGCTCCGATCCAAAGGGAGTTGTTTCTCAGAGGAGGAAGCGGCGGTTGCCCAGgaagcctcttcctcttctccctgTACCGTAA
- the LOC133916243 gene encoding pollen-specific leucine-rich repeat extensin-like protein 1: MKGQGGPLTLERYHRFFLDPWDTHITIDNLNHILSMHGFVKLHHEYKVYPGIAHQPTHRSPKPSLDLNPNRSIRIQFLPCFPFHPLLCDGHGVFLARGSEQRRIMDYLVGEVDLLPPRRSTLHRAALSAAAPPSASVITTAQARADVEAIGWVECPIGCVTAFAAPVVDAPEPVERVPCPADFVLAGRRPRSKRTRSSAYDRSDAAASKKVKVGASQKTAKVKVKEERELSPPPPPPRWMRSPTPPPPPSPPLPQDVAPPHPPPCRVQPTLAPLPAPPRWGSPTVPPHPPQLFWGLPLPIVPATPPCSGAPVPLPGPPPGWSSPTVSPSYPAPFWGAPSVLPPPHVPWGWPPTAPPHWGNMRSLTAHPSMHLQQAPLPVHFQGQQPPPALL, encoded by the exons ATGAAGGGTCAGGGAGGCCCGCTGACGCTGGAGAGGTACCACCGGTTCTTCCTCGATCCATGGGATACCCACATCACCATCGACAACCTCAACCAC ATCCTCTCCATGCACGGCTTCGTCAAGCTCCACCACGAGTACAAGGTATACCCTGGCATAGCGCATCAACCAACTCACCGATCCCCAAAACCTTCACTGGATTTAAACCCCAACAGATCCATCCGTATACAGTTTCTTCCTTGTTTTCCTTTCCATCCACTGTTGTGTGACGGGCATGGAGTTTTTCTTGCGAGGGGCTCCGAGCAGAGGAGGATAATGGACTACCTGGTCGGGGAGGTGGACCTGCTGCCGCCGCGCCGCTCCACGCTGCACCGCGCGGCGCTGTCTGCCGCGGCGCCTCCTTCCGCGTCCGTCATTACCACGGCGCAGGCCAGGGCCGACGTCGAGGCGATCGGGTGGGTGGAGTGCCCCATCGGCTGCGTCACCGCGTTCGCCGCGCCAGTCGTGGACGCGCCGGAGCCGGTGGAGCGCGTGCCCTGCCCCGCCGACTTCGTCCTCGCCGGGCGCCGCCCGCGGTCTAAGCGGACGCGTAGCTCCGCCTACGACCGCAGTGACGCCGCCGCGTCCAAGAAGGTGAAGGTGGGCGCGTCCCAGAAAACAGCGAAGGTGAAGGTGAAAGAGGAGCGGGagctgtcgccgccgccgccgccgccgcggtggaTGCGGTCTCCTActccgcctccaccgccttcgcCGCCCCTGCCACAGGATGTGGCGCCGCCTCATCCACCACCGTGCCGGGTCCAGCCTACGTTGGCACCGCTCCCCGCACCACCACGCTGGGGCTCGCCAACGGTGCCGCCGCATCCTCCGCAGCTGTTCTGGGGCTTGCCGCTGCCCATAGTGCCAGCTACTCCTCCGTGCTCGGGAGCGCCGGTGCCGCTGCCAGGGCCACCACCGGGATGGAGCTCACCGACGGTGTCTCCGTCTTACCCGGCACCGTTCTGGGGCGCGCCCAGTGTGCTACCGCCACCGCATGTGCCCTGGGGCTGGCCGCCCACCGCCCCGCCGCACTGGGGCAACATGAGGTCGCTAACCGCGCACCCGTCCATGCACCTGCAGCAAGCACCACTCCCCGTGCATTTCCAAGGGCAGCAGCCACCTCCTGCGCTGCTTTGA
- the LOC133914353 gene encoding uncharacterized protein LOC133914353 codes for MPRSPAGERLTLEDYILFFTTRSGQGLSLGHLNQIIYMHAFAKLHRENKTTIVDALKSVDLMRPRRSTVSINATTPPPGAAPAAAAALSTEEATRDIEDIGWRECPVSSLLSVRAGLRAPAASSVPLSAIPPASPVPLAAIAPASAERVPPPSVISASSPLPLALPAPARRKRPATSKGKAAMRTRKRCVVELLTLPSVEMATSA; via the exons ATGCCGAGGTCTCCGGCGGGCGAGCGCCTGACGCTCGAGGACTACATCCTCTTCTTCACCACCCGCAGCGGCCAGGGCCTCAGCCTCGGCCACCTCAACCAg ATCATCTACATGCACGCGTTCGCCAAGCTCCACCGCGAGAACAAG ACAACGATCGTGGACGCGCTCAAGTCGGTCGACCTCATGCGCCCGCGCCGCTCCACCGTCTCCATCAACGCCACCACGCCTCCGCCGGGCGCCGccccggccgcggccgccgcgctctCCACGGAGGAGGCCACTCGCGACATCGAGGACATCGGCTGGCGCGAGTGTCCCGTCAGCTCCCTCCTCTCCGTCCGCGCCGGGTTGCGGgcgcccgccgcctcctccgtgCCCCTCTCCGCCATCCCCCCCGCCTCCCCCGTGCCCCTAGCCGCCATCGCCCCCGCCTCCGCGGAGCGCGTTCCCCCGCCGAGCGTAATCAGCGCCTCCTCGCCCCTCCCCCTCGCGCTGCCGGCGCCCGCAAGGAGGAAGCGGCCGGCGACGAGCAAGGGGAAGGCGGcgatgaggacgaggaagaGGTGCGTGGTGGAGCTGCTCACGCTCCCGTCCGTCGAGATGGCTACCTCCGCCTAA
- the LOC133916244 gene encoding DEAD-box ATP-dependent RNA helicase 24: MSKRPKLEGFSIPRPTSYSFERSQPAPRLYRPTDDPDLDDIAFSDDAPSEAPAVAGGGNAEDEEEIDPLDAFMAEIQQEIRAPLPPPKPEALRRADSDDDKDDPVESFLRAKKDAGLVLAADAMRAGYDSDEEVYAAAKAVDAGMMEYDSDDNPIVVDKKKIEPIPPLDHSTIEYDAFNKDFYEEKLSISGMSEQEVADYMKSLAIRVSGFDVPRPIKNFEDCGFPVPLMNAIAKQGYEKPTTIQCQALPIVLSGRDIIGIAKTGSGKTAAFVLPMIVHIMDQPELEKEEGPIGVICAPTRELAHQIYLEAKKFAKPYNLRVAAVYGGVSKFDQFKELKAGCEVVIATPGRLIDLLKMKALNMFRATYLVLDEADRMFDLGFEPQIRSIVGQIRPDRQTLLFSATMPYKVERLARENLTDPIRVTVGQVGSANEDIKQVVNVLPSDAEKMPWLLEKLPGMIDDGDVLVFASKKARVDEIEKELNQRGFRIAALHGDKDQASRMETLQKFKSGIYHVLVATDVAARGLDIKSIKTVVNFDIAKEMDMHIHRIGRTGRAGDKDGTAYTLITQKEARFAGELVHSLIAAGQDVPNELMDLAMKDGRFRAKRDSRKGGKKGGKGKGGGGGGGGGGGSGSGSGGRGRGVRGVDFGLGIGYNAESGSHVPAPRSAAVNSLKTGMMQQFKSSFVSGSSNTPTSSAPSFVRPALRGFVSGGSIGGDIYASRPAQPAQPAPSFVPASRPAGNTNENGNPNPESTRDRSRERKRPSGWDR, from the exons ATGTCGAAGCGGCCGAAGCTCGAGGGGTTCAGCATCCCGCGGCCCACCTCCTACAGCTTCGAGCGCTCGCAGCCCGCTCCGCGGCTCTACCGCCCCACCGACGACCCCGACCTCGACGACATCGCCTTCTCCGACGACGCCCCCTCAGAAGCCCCTGCCGTCGCAGGAGGCGGAAACgcggaggatgaggaggagatcGACCCGCTCGACGCCTTCATGGCGGAGATCCAGCAGGAGATCCGCGCGCCGCTTCCTCCGCCCAAGCCCGAGGCGCTCCGCCGCGCGGATTCCGACGACGATAAGGACGACCCCGTCGAGAGCTTCCTGCGGGCCAAGAAGGACGCCGGGCTCgtgctcgccgccgacgccatgCGCGCCGGGTACGACTCCGACGAGGAGGTATACGCCGCCGCCAAGGCCGTCGACGCCGGCATGATGGAATACGACTCCGACGACAACCCCATAGTCGTGGACAAGAAGAAGATCGAGCCCATTCCGCCGCTCGACCATTCAACCATCGAGTACGACGCCTTCAACAAAGATTTCTACGAGGAGAAGCTGTCGATTTCAG GCATGAGTGAGCAAGAGGTGGCTGATTATATGAAAAGTTTGGCAATTCGGGTTTCGGGTTTTGATGTGCCAAGGCCAATAAAAAACTTTGAGGATTGTGGGTTTCCTGTACCATTAATGAATGCTATTGCCAAACAAGGTTATGAAAAGCCAACGACAATTCAGTGCCAGGCTTTACCTATTGTACTTTCAGGTAGAGATATCATTGGTATTGCAAAAACTGGTTCAGGTAAAACTGCAGCTTTTGTACTCCCTATGATTGTTCACATTATGGATCAGCCTGAGCTTGAGAAAGAAGAAGGCCCAATAGGAGTCATATGTGCTCCAACAAGAGAATTGGCACATCAGATATATCTCGAAGCTAAGAAATTCGCAAAGCCTTACAACCTTCGAGTTGCTGCTGTGTATGGTGGGGTTTCAAAATTTGATCAGTTTAAAGAACTGAAAGCAGGTTGCGAAGTAGTCATTGCAACCCCAGGGAGATTGATAGACTTGTTGAAGATGAAGGCATTGAATATGTTTAGGGCAACCTATCTGGTTCTTGATGAAGCTGATCGCATGTTTGATCTTGGATTTGAGCCACAAATAAGATCCATTGTTGGCCAAATTAGACCAGACCGGCAAACCTTGCTTTTCTCTGCAACAATGCCATACAAAGTGGAACGTTTGGCTAGAGAAAATTTAACTGATCCTATTAGAGTGACAGTTGGTCAAGTTGGCAGTGCTAATGAAGACATTAAACAAGTTGTGAATGTACTCCCTTCTGATGCCGAGAAAATGCCTTGGCTTTTGGAGAAATTGCCTGGGATGATCGATGATGGAGATGTGCTTGTATTTGCATCTAAGAAGGCTAGAGTGGATGAGATTGAGAAAGAGTTGAATCAGAGAGGATTTAGAATCGCAGCACTTCACGGTGACAAGGATCAAGCTTCTCGCATGGAGACACTACAGAAATTCAAATCTGGGATATACCATGTTCTTGTTGCAACTGATGTTGCGGCACGAGGTCTGGACATAAAATCAATTAAGACAGTTGTTAACTTTGATATTGCGAAAGAAATGGATATGCATATTCACCGGATCGGAAGAACTGGCCGTGCTGGTGATAAAGATGGTACTGCATATACTCTGATTACTCAGAAGGAGGCACGCTTCGCAGGTGAATTGGTACATAGTTTGATTGCCGCTGGTCAGGATGTACCCAATGAGCTCATGGATCTGGCTATGAAG GATGGAAGATTCAGAGCAAAACGGGACTCCAGAAAAG GTGGAAAGAAAGGTGGCAAAGGaaaaggtggtggtggtggtggtggtggtggtggcggcagcggcagcggcagcggcgggcgTGGGCGTGGTGTGCGTGGGGTTGATTTTGGCCTTGGCATAGGTTACAATGCTGAATCCGGATCACACGTACCGGCCCCAAGGTCTGCTGCTGTAAATTCATTGAAGACGGGAATGATGCAGCAATTTAAGAGCAGCTTTGTCTCTGGATCTTCGAATACACCAACCAGCAGTGCACCTTCATTTGTAAGACCAGCACTTCGCGGTTTTGTTTCTGGTGGCTCCATAGGAGGAGACATATACGCATCCCGGCCAGCACAGCCAGCCCAGCCAGCCCCCTCATTTGTCCCTGCATCTCGGCCTGCTGGAAATACCAACGAAAATGGGAACCCAAATCCAGAAAG TACACGGGATCGTTCGAGGGAGAGAAAACGGCCGTCAGGTTGGGATCGCTAG